The following are encoded in a window of Castanea sativa cultivar Marrone di Chiusa Pesio chromosome 9, ASM4071231v1 genomic DNA:
- the LOC142610369 gene encoding uncharacterized protein LOC142610369 — protein MDLDEWEFLPDDDGFLDFHDDGDKKNFLGKRNSDPKTVFNMNYFICPSPTPRKIIEPPRNSGLPSQLVPVPIHLEPPSGKARDDDEQQLVKQITKVPIEISVLPSASITEKINHMEADQDSVSQVFFKMKENEFVDMKMDSPKSGARGFLPQIDTFQFEDKGEALEGMSMTSPRMKVEKDMVLGKKSIMDCDANIEEVNWDESNGRLNIWKWSLTGIGAICSFGVAAATICILFFGTQQTNKHNQKLRFQIYTDDKRIKQVVHHATKLNEAISAVRGVPMTRAHITYGGYYDGL, from the exons ATGGATCTTGATGAGTGGGAATTCCTCCCTGATGATGATGGCTTCCTTGATTTCCATGACGATGGTGATAAAAAGAATTTCTTGGGCAAACGTAATTCTGATCCAAAAACCGTTTTCAACATGAATTACTTCATATGCCCATCACCAACTCCTAGGAAAATCATTGAACCACCTAGGAATTCAGGGTTGCCTAGTCAACTTGTCCCTGTTCCAATTCATTTGGAACCACCAAGTGGAAAGGCCCgtgatgatgatgaacaacaactAGTGAAGCAAATCACTAAGGTTCCTATTGAAATCAGTGTTTTGCCCTCAGCTTCTATCACTGAAAAAATCAATCATATGGAAGCTGATCAAGACTCGGTTTCACAAGTTTTCTtcaaaatgaaggaaaatgaaTTTGTCGACATGAAAATGGACTCCCCAAAGTCTGGTGCTAGGGGGTTCTTACCTCAAATTGATACCTTTCAGTTTGAGGACAAAGGTGAGGCCTTGGAGGGTATGAGTATGACCTCTCCAAGAATGAAAGTTGAGAAAGATATGGTTTTGGGCAAGAAAAGTATTATGGATTGTGATGCCAACATAGAGGAGGTCAATTGGGATGAGAGCAATGGTAGGCTCAACATATGGAAGTGGAGCTTAACTGGGATTGGAGCTAtttgttcttttggtgttgCTGCTGCTACAATTTGTATTCTGTTTTTTGGAACCCAACAAACCAACAAACACAACCAGAAGCTTCGGTTCCAGATCTACACTGATGACAAG AGAATTAAGCAAGTGGTGCACCACGCAACCAAATTGAATGAAGCAATTTCGGCTGTCAGAGGAGTTCCCATGACCAGAGCTCACATTACCTATGGTGGTTACTATGATGGTCTTTAA